The following proteins come from a genomic window of Cryptosporangium phraense:
- a CDS encoding TetR family transcriptional regulator: MAGLRELKKLQVRHDILSAASDLFAERGFEDVTVEEVAEAAGVSKKTVFNYFPAKEDLVFSRFDERENELIAAVRHRPAGTSVLDSFRASALAYCDQLADAGPGTQRGRVFTLIEQSPVLARRWHQLRNHYLEVLAGELAADAGVDPDDPLPWAIAAALLGAERSIRRAGGSRLREGADPARLAEWLRPQVNRIYDQLAAGLADYP, from the coding sequence ATGGCTGGGCTGCGGGAACTCAAGAAACTGCAGGTACGGCACGACATCCTGTCCGCCGCGAGCGACCTGTTCGCCGAGCGCGGCTTCGAGGACGTCACGGTCGAGGAGGTCGCCGAGGCGGCCGGCGTCTCCAAGAAGACCGTCTTCAACTACTTCCCGGCCAAGGAAGACCTGGTCTTCAGCCGCTTCGACGAGCGCGAGAACGAGCTGATCGCCGCGGTCCGCCACCGGCCGGCCGGCACGAGCGTCCTGGATTCCTTCCGCGCGTCCGCGCTCGCCTACTGCGATCAACTGGCGGACGCCGGTCCCGGCACCCAGCGCGGCCGGGTCTTCACGCTGATCGAGCAGTCGCCGGTGCTGGCCCGGCGCTGGCACCAGCTGCGCAACCACTACCTCGAGGTGCTCGCGGGCGAGCTGGCGGCCGACGCCGGCGTCGACCCCGACGATCCGCTGCCCTGGGCGATCGCGGCCGCGCTGCTCGGCGCCGAGCGGTCGATCCGCCGGGCCGGTGGGTCACGCCTGCGCGAGGGCGCCGACCCGGCCCGCCTGGCCGAGTGGCTCCGGCCCCAGGTCAACCGCATCTACGACCAGCTCGCGGCGGGCCTGGCCGACTACCCGTAG
- a CDS encoding ATP-binding protein → MDTSVNEMQFDFEGLIRLVAQNLYSEKKVFIRELIQNAHDGVRRRVGSSGTGRIDIETRPQDLEITVRDNGVGMNHDDLVEYLSNIGKSLTRLERDETEGLIGQFGIGFLSAFVVAASVQVRTRKDGESAGWLWENDGSKQYRISECEVPAVGTSVTVRLRDVSDRGLIQETEVRELIRKYADMLQIPIYLNGSADPENTMHMPWEKTGLSPQELWIGNYAYLSRTMSDSVLEAIPVRVRGDVHIDGVLYISRTRLVSVDQPRVARVYQNRMFLCDNAAADILPRWARFVNGIINTPDLTPTAARDNFLRDDAAARVSEALGDVIIAHLEQLREDDNARFVDIARFHRLGFTAACFYYDEFFRRFADLLLWRTNKGAWSRPAPLPRLDAAQSSVGADEILELPGIDTPGELRSLPEIIAQVPARTGEPTRLPCFTTPSTASQYFEIADAAGSVVVDASGPFESELLEAYTRLPDRDLTLVHVDREDDPAVFRRLGETDAAVQRLAEMMSLTVRTAFGGQIRTEARRFQPATITAVIRSDHRSYAQRRAQELRLDPNQPDDVRQMADELARRTAAEALRLTINAENALVQRIARQNLTDPAVQELMLALYNDAVLANRELITSTDASIFHSQFQRLIGRSLDYLESQSQLDAIKTQIEDEDRRRRALRGRPMKHRIFFMITPFADEFRPTIDACRRVVEDEWGCQLVVGNDRYDDHRVLENVETVMRQADAFIAEVTDANPNVMFELGAAFSDRHNRPFVLLRKTGTEPPLPADLRSLIYIDYDPVDGSVDQRLATEMRKHAMVQALLDAPDRAQYLSPRRLSVLLGPSLTLPPATIARLAARFPTREDWDSADVDTVADVLGDVDSDVAELILKRIRTRR, encoded by the coding sequence ATGGACACATCGGTCAATGAGATGCAATTCGATTTCGAGGGTCTGATCCGACTCGTTGCCCAAAATCTTTACAGCGAAAAGAAGGTCTTCATCCGAGAGCTGATCCAGAACGCCCACGACGGCGTCCGTCGGCGGGTCGGAAGTTCGGGTACCGGACGTATCGACATCGAGACGCGACCGCAGGATCTCGAAATTACGGTCCGCGACAACGGTGTCGGCATGAATCACGACGACCTCGTCGAATACCTCTCTAACATCGGCAAGAGCCTGACCCGGCTCGAACGTGACGAGACGGAAGGCCTGATCGGACAGTTCGGGATCGGCTTTCTGTCGGCGTTCGTGGTCGCGGCGAGCGTTCAGGTGCGCACACGCAAGGACGGCGAATCAGCGGGCTGGCTCTGGGAGAACGACGGCAGCAAGCAGTACCGGATCAGCGAGTGCGAGGTGCCAGCCGTCGGGACGTCGGTCACCGTCCGGCTGCGGGACGTGTCCGATCGGGGGCTGATCCAGGAGACCGAGGTTCGCGAGCTGATCCGCAAGTATGCGGACATGCTGCAGATCCCGATCTACCTCAACGGCAGCGCCGATCCCGAAAACACCATGCACATGCCGTGGGAGAAGACCGGACTGTCGCCCCAAGAGCTGTGGATCGGCAACTACGCCTACCTGAGCCGGACGATGAGCGACTCGGTGCTGGAAGCGATACCGGTTCGGGTACGCGGTGACGTGCACATCGACGGCGTGCTCTACATCAGTCGGACACGACTGGTCAGCGTCGACCAGCCGCGGGTCGCCCGGGTCTATCAAAACCGCATGTTCCTCTGCGACAACGCCGCGGCCGACATCCTGCCACGCTGGGCCCGATTCGTGAACGGCATCATCAACACGCCGGACCTGACCCCGACCGCCGCCCGCGACAACTTCCTTCGGGACGATGCCGCTGCGCGGGTCAGCGAGGCACTGGGTGACGTGATCATCGCCCACCTCGAGCAACTTCGTGAAGACGACAACGCGCGTTTTGTAGACATTGCCCGCTTCCATCGGCTCGGCTTCACCGCGGCCTGCTTCTACTACGACGAGTTCTTCCGACGGTTCGCCGACCTACTCCTCTGGCGCACGAACAAGGGCGCATGGAGTCGACCGGCACCGCTCCCTCGCCTGGACGCGGCACAGTCCTCGGTCGGTGCCGACGAAATCCTCGAACTACCCGGGATCGATACGCCGGGCGAACTCCGCTCCCTACCAGAGATCATTGCCCAGGTGCCCGCCCGGACCGGCGAACCCACTCGGCTGCCGTGCTTCACCACACCCAGCACGGCGTCGCAGTACTTCGAGATCGCCGACGCGGCCGGAAGCGTCGTCGTCGACGCTTCGGGTCCGTTCGAATCGGAGCTGCTGGAGGCGTACACCCGCCTGCCGGATCGCGACCTCACCCTGGTGCACGTCGACCGCGAAGACGATCCCGCTGTCTTCCGTCGGCTCGGAGAGACCGACGCCGCGGTGCAGCGGCTGGCCGAGATGATGTCGCTGACCGTGCGGACGGCTTTTGGGGGTCAGATTCGCACCGAGGCACGCCGCTTTCAGCCAGCGACCATCACCGCGGTCATCCGCTCCGATCATCGGTCTTACGCTCAGCGGCGCGCGCAGGAACTGCGGCTGGACCCGAATCAGCCCGACGACGTCCGTCAGATGGCCGACGAACTGGCTCGCCGCACTGCAGCCGAGGCGCTGCGGCTGACCATCAACGCCGAGAACGCACTGGTCCAGCGGATCGCCCGACAAAATCTCACCGACCCAGCCGTCCAGGAGCTGATGCTGGCTCTGTACAACGACGCGGTTCTGGCGAATCGGGAGCTGATCACGTCCACGGATGCCTCGATCTTCCACAGTCAGTTCCAGCGCCTGATCGGCCGCAGCCTGGACTACCTGGAATCGCAGAGTCAACTTGACGCGATCAAGACGCAGATCGAAGACGAGGACCGGCGCCGGCGGGCGTTGCGCGGCCGACCCATGAAGCACCGGATCTTCTTCATGATCACGCCTTTCGCCGACGAATTCCGGCCTACTATCGATGCGTGCCGGCGGGTCGTCGAGGACGAGTGGGGCTGTCAATTGGTCGTCGGTAACGATCGGTACGACGATCACCGCGTGCTCGAGAACGTCGAAACCGTCATGCGTCAGGCCGACGCGTTCATCGCCGAAGTGACCGACGCGAATCCGAATGTGATGTTCGAGTTGGGCGCCGCGTTTTCCGACCGCCACAACCGTCCATTCGTCCTACTGCGCAAGACGGGCACCGAGCCGCCGCTCCCGGCCGACCTACGTTCCCTCATCTACATCGACTACGACCCGGTCGACGGCTCCGTCGATCAGCGCCTGGCTACCGAGATGCGCAAGCACGCGATGGTCCAGGCTCTCCTCGACGCCCCCGACCGGGCACAGTACCTGTCTCCCCGACGGCTGTCGGTGCTGCTCGGACCCTCCCTGACGTTGCCACCGGCCACGATCGCCAGGCTCGCCGCAAGGTTCCCCACCCGCGAGGACTGGGACTCAGCCGACGTGGATACGGTCGCCGACGTCCTCGGCGACGTCGATAGCGATGTTGCCGAGCTCATCCTCAAGCGCATCCGTACCCGCCGATGA
- a CDS encoding ATP-binding cassette domain-containing protein: MEQAVEAVGLEKRYGEFEAVRGIDLTVRTGEIFGFLGPNGAGKSTTISMLCTLIRPTGGSARVAGFDVTTQRDAVRRHIGLVFQDTTLDTYLSAERNLRLHAELYGVPRGLLDDRLRSVLEMVGLWDRRSHKVRTFSGGMKRRLEIARGLLHSPRVLFLDEPTVGLDPQTRSSIWRYIRELKEAEDITIFLTTHYMDEAEYCDRIAIMDSGQIIALDTPEALKAGVGLDRVRIETDDHPAAIAALSSLFGVTATVSEGAVTFGVPNGEHFVPRLFAEFPLPIRAVNVARPSLDDVFLSYTGSTIRDAEASSAEKFRSSAFVRMGRR; the protein is encoded by the coding sequence ATGGAGCAGGCGGTCGAGGCGGTCGGGCTGGAGAAGCGGTACGGCGAGTTCGAGGCCGTCCGGGGCATCGACTTGACCGTGCGCACCGGCGAGATCTTCGGATTTCTCGGCCCGAACGGGGCCGGGAAGTCGACGACGATCAGCATGCTGTGCACGCTGATCCGTCCGACCGGCGGCTCGGCCCGGGTGGCGGGCTTCGACGTCACGACCCAGCGGGATGCGGTGCGCCGCCACATCGGGCTGGTGTTCCAGGACACGACGCTCGACACGTACCTGTCGGCGGAGCGGAACCTGCGGCTGCACGCGGAGCTCTACGGCGTGCCGCGGGGGCTGCTCGACGACCGGCTGCGGTCGGTGCTGGAGATGGTCGGGCTGTGGGACCGGCGCTCGCACAAGGTGCGGACGTTCTCCGGCGGCATGAAGCGCCGGCTGGAGATCGCCCGGGGCCTGTTGCACTCGCCCCGCGTGCTGTTCCTCGACGAGCCGACGGTCGGGCTCGACCCGCAGACCCGCAGCTCGATCTGGCGGTACATCCGCGAGCTCAAGGAGGCCGAGGACATCACGATCTTCCTCACCACGCACTACATGGACGAGGCCGAGTACTGCGACCGGATCGCGATCATGGATTCGGGGCAGATCATCGCGCTGGACACCCCGGAGGCGTTGAAGGCCGGAGTCGGGCTCGACCGGGTACGGATCGAGACCGACGATCACCCGGCCGCGATAGCGGCCCTTTCCTCGCTTTTCGGAGTGACGGCCACGGTGTCGGAGGGTGCGGTGACGTTCGGCGTGCCCAACGGGGAGCATTTCGTGCCCCGGCTGTTCGCCGAGTTCCCGCTGCCGATCCGCGCGGTGAACGTGGCCCGGCCGAGCCTCGACGACGTCTTTCTGTCGTACACCGGGTCGACGATCCGGGATGCCGAGGCGTCCTCGGCGGAGAAGTTCCGATCCAGTGCCTTCGTTCGGATGGGGCGGCGATGA
- a CDS encoding DUF3761 domain-containing protein yields the protein MDRGHPVRCFVSPVRSAAWRVGGSLPGAETAATSARSSALLFSGVHPLPGGRCGAHRRDREDRGHHHAHRRRPVLGGRYDGGTAITGSRPPGDDADRLPVADLAVGGLAVQDLAVRNLAVQDLAVEGLPANEPVVVDPPTKRPAPGRTTAAARPPADDYSACGGDYYVNSNGNCVHRPGSEPARASAQCEDGSYSYSQHRQGTCSGHGGVRRWL from the coding sequence GTGGATAGGGGACACCCGGTGCGCTGTTTCGTTTCGCCCGTTCGATCCGCGGCGTGGCGGGTGGGGGGCTCCTTACCGGGCGCCGAGACCGCCGCGACATCGGCCAGATCATCGGCCCTGCTGTTCTCAGGGGTGCATCCTCTTCCGGGTGGTCGGTGCGGCGCTCACCGGCGGGACCGCGAAGACCGCGGTCACCACCACGCCCACCGCCGGCGGCCTGTACTCGGCGGCCGCTACGACGGCGGCACCGCGATCACAGGAAGCCGTCCTCCCGGCGACGACGCCGACCGCCTCCCCGTCGCTGACCTCGCCGTCGGCGGCCTCGCTGTCCAAGACCTCGCCGTCCGAAACCTCGCCGTCCAGGACCTCGCCGTCGAAGGCCTCCCGGCGAACGAGCCGGTCGTCGTCGACCCACCGACGAAGCGACCGGCACCCGGGCGTACGACGGCCGCTGCCCGACCGCCCGCGGACGACTACTCGGCCTGCGGAGGCGACTACTACGTCAATTCCAACGGCAACTGCGTCCACCGCCCGGGATCCGAGCCGGCCCGCGCCAGCGCCCAGTGCGAGGACGGCTCGTACAGCTACAGCCAACACCGCCAGGGAACCTGCTCCGGCCACGGCGGAGTCCGCCGCTGGCTCTGA
- a CDS encoding VOC family protein: protein MFTERVRDLAHVGSVELFTPTPDESRAFFVDLMGMSESGRRGESVYLHAWDDYERFTLKLTARDRAGIGRTYVRAASPAALDRRAAEIPGRWVEDELGLGPIYLCQDPDGHDIGLYWETERFVAPKPPALKNQADRFPGRGANVRRLDHVNYLSADTPACGRFLAERLRARPTEQIVLDDGVPSAVWYTVSDKSYDLVYTNDWTGSNGRLHHVALATDTREDILRAADVCLENGIHIETGPHKHAIQQTFFLYVYEPGGNRIELCNAGARLVLAPDWEVISWTAAERAKGQAWGLKTIESFHTHGTPPATR, encoded by the coding sequence ATGTTCACCGAGCGGGTCCGCGACCTCGCCCACGTCGGGTCGGTCGAGCTGTTCACGCCGACGCCCGACGAGAGCCGCGCGTTCTTCGTCGACCTGATGGGGATGAGCGAGTCGGGCCGCCGCGGCGAGTCGGTCTACCTGCACGCCTGGGACGACTACGAGCGGTTCACGCTCAAGCTCACCGCCCGGGACCGGGCCGGGATCGGCCGCACGTACGTCCGGGCCGCCTCGCCCGCGGCCCTCGACCGCCGAGCGGCGGAGATCCCGGGCCGCTGGGTGGAGGACGAGTTGGGACTCGGCCCGATCTACCTGTGCCAGGACCCCGACGGCCACGACATCGGCCTGTACTGGGAGACCGAGCGCTTCGTCGCCCCGAAGCCTCCGGCGCTGAAGAACCAGGCCGACCGGTTCCCGGGCCGGGGCGCGAACGTCCGGCGCCTCGACCACGTCAACTACCTGTCGGCCGACACCCCGGCCTGCGGCCGGTTCCTGGCCGAGCGGCTCCGGGCCCGCCCGACCGAGCAGATCGTGCTCGACGACGGCGTCCCGTCCGCGGTCTGGTACACGGTGTCCGACAAGTCCTACGACCTCGTCTACACGAACGACTGGACCGGGTCGAACGGTCGCCTGCACCACGTCGCGCTGGCCACCGACACCCGGGAGGACATCCTGCGCGCGGCCGACGTCTGCCTGGAGAACGGGATCCACATCGAGACCGGGCCGCACAAGCACGCGATCCAGCAGACGTTCTTCCTCTACGTGTACGAGCCGGGCGGGAACCGCATCGAGCTGTGCAACGCCGGGGCCCGGCTGGTGCTGGCGCCGGACTGGGAGGTCATCTCCTGGACGGCGGCGGAGCGGGCGAAGGGGCAGGCGTGGGGGCTGAAGACGATCGAGTCGTTCCATACCCACGGGACGCCACCAGCCACTCGGTGA
- a CDS encoding ABC transporter permease, with product MTAVASPVAVRVPSRSARGELRAIKIVWQREIIRFSSDRLRIATSLIQPILFLFVLGSGLSRLTGGSTQGVDLRTFIFPGILAMSVMFTAMFSAASIVWDREFGFLREMLVAPVRRSSIVIGKCLGGATVAGFQGLVVLALAGFVGVPYTLSLLVPVFALQLLLAFAITAFGVMMSARVNQMQSFMALTQMLIMPLFFLSGALFPVSGLPRWLTVLNRIDPLTYAVDPMRRVVFDHLHLPAAAVARLDPGVTWGGWHVPGWLEALVVLVLGVIFLGVAIAEFNQPE from the coding sequence ATGACTGCTGTTGCTTCGCCGGTGGCGGTCCGGGTTCCCTCGCGGTCGGCCCGCGGTGAGCTGCGGGCGATCAAGATCGTCTGGCAGCGGGAGATCATCCGGTTCTCCAGCGACCGGCTGCGGATCGCGACGTCGCTGATCCAGCCGATCCTGTTCCTGTTCGTGCTCGGCTCGGGCCTGTCCCGGCTGACCGGCGGCAGCACCCAGGGCGTCGACCTGCGGACGTTCATCTTCCCCGGCATCCTGGCGATGTCGGTGATGTTCACGGCGATGTTCTCGGCCGCGTCGATCGTCTGGGACCGGGAGTTCGGGTTCCTGCGCGAGATGCTGGTCGCGCCGGTGCGGCGCAGCTCGATCGTGATCGGGAAGTGTCTGGGCGGGGCGACGGTGGCCGGGTTCCAGGGCCTGGTCGTGCTGGCGCTGGCCGGGTTCGTCGGCGTGCCCTACACGCTCTCGCTGCTCGTGCCGGTGTTCGCGCTGCAACTCCTGCTGGCGTTCGCGATCACCGCGTTCGGCGTGATGATGTCGGCCCGGGTCAACCAGATGCAGTCGTTCATGGCGCTGACCCAGATGCTGATCATGCCGCTGTTCTTCCTGTCCGGGGCCCTGTTCCCGGTGTCCGGGCTGCCGCGCTGGCTCACGGTCCTGAACCGGATCGACCCGCTGACCTACGCGGTCGACCCGATGCGCCGGGTCGTGTTCGACCACCTCCACCTGCCCGCGGCCGCCGTGGCGCGGCTCGACCCGGGGGTGACGTGGGGCGGCTGGCACGTGCCGGGCTGGCTCGAGGCGCTCGTCGTGTTGGTACTTGGTGTGATCTTTCTGGGCGTCGCGATAGCGGAGTTCAACCAGCCTGAGTGA
- a CDS encoding PrpF domain-containing protein produces the protein MSGTDGVRFMLMRGGTSKGAYFLAEDLPSEGRDELLLRLFGSPDERQVDGLGGGHPLTSKAAVVSRTDDGVDYLFLQIRPDSTIVAAGQPCGNILAGIAPFAVERGLVEAGPETTTVRIRMVNTGGLAVVTIRTPGGRPCYDGDTVIAGVPFPAAPVEIRFADTAGAVCGALLPTGHPRDDLDGTPATLVDDGMPVVVLDAADLGLNGDEAPADLEADEPLRERIEALRKLAGERMGLGDVTAATVPKMTLVSPPRHGGTLTTRTFIPHRVHPAIGVLAAVTVARAATLEGSVAADVRAGAGERIRIEHPTGFFDVHNGAVISTARKIADGVAWPREA, from the coding sequence ATGAGCGGTACTGACGGCGTCCGCTTCATGCTGATGCGCGGGGGCACCTCGAAGGGCGCGTATTTTCTCGCCGAGGATCTGCCGTCCGAGGGCCGCGACGAACTGCTGCTCCGCCTGTTCGGCTCGCCGGACGAACGCCAGGTCGACGGCCTCGGCGGGGGCCACCCGCTGACGTCCAAGGCCGCGGTCGTCAGCCGGACCGACGACGGGGTCGACTACCTGTTCCTGCAGATCCGGCCGGACTCCACGATCGTCGCGGCCGGGCAGCCGTGCGGGAACATCCTGGCCGGCATCGCGCCGTTCGCGGTCGAGCGCGGGCTGGTCGAGGCCGGGCCGGAGACCACGACGGTCCGGATCCGGATGGTCAACACGGGCGGCCTGGCCGTCGTCACGATCCGCACGCCGGGCGGCCGGCCATGCTACGACGGCGACACGGTCATCGCCGGGGTGCCGTTCCCGGCCGCTCCGGTCGAGATCCGGTTCGCGGACACCGCCGGGGCGGTCTGCGGCGCGCTGCTGCCGACCGGCCACCCCCGCGACGATCTGGACGGCACCCCGGCGACGCTCGTCGACGACGGCATGCCGGTAGTGGTCCTCGACGCCGCCGACCTGGGGCTGAACGGCGACGAGGCCCCGGCCGACCTGGAGGCGGACGAGCCGCTGCGCGAGCGGATCGAAGCCCTGCGGAAACTCGCCGGGGAACGCATGGGCCTGGGCGACGTCACCGCCGCCACCGTCCCGAAGATGACGCTGGTCTCGCCCCCGCGGCACGGCGGCACGCTCACGACCCGCACGTTCATCCCGCACCGCGTCCACCCGGCGATCGGCGTCCTCGCCGCGGTGACCGTGGCGAGAGCGGCGACGCTCGAGGGGTCGGTCGCCGCGGACGTCCGGGCGGGCGCGGGCGAGAGGATCCGGATCGAGCACCCGACCGGGTTCTTCGACGTCCACAATGGCGCGGTGATCAGCACCGCCCGCAAGATCGCCGACGGTGTCGCCTGGCCACGGGAGGCCTGA
- a CDS encoding putative bifunctional diguanylate cyclase/phosphodiesterase, which yields MRALRGVHLVLVAGLIVLACAPALETRLPDGTSDAVPLGAYVTTALLLALRAVRTREWAWGWAALGLSCFIGGSITSGILTADGSTLPFPSAADIGWLGGYPFVGLSIVGFLRVRSAGGVALLDGAVAGVGAAALFSTVVVDLLAARGGAGGPGTTFASAIALAYPLADALLAGVLICQFALGTWRGRRDLIAFTAGIATLTIADTGYVRYGAYEPGTWVDVGYGLAVALVGVASWLPSGPSASGPATSGDEASGDRASGDRASGDRASGKQASGDRTTAGRVGLAGFCATGALVVLLAAARVHLSLPSVTLAGVTLVLVLIRFLVAHRELRAIGTTRYSEARRDPLTGLANRRGFTEFFDDPGHRTVAGLLLDLDRFKQVNDSFGHQAGDELLRRAAGRLREVVAGTDLLARLGGDEFVIVRTAEGTEPGALAGLAERIRGTLSRPFDVEGVPIEIDVSIGIAAGDGLTADALLRHADIAMYCAKRAGGGHAFYRERDDEAARVHLQLAQDLRRDVAGPAMVLHYQPKLDLHTDAVGAVEALVRWQHPVDGLLYPDTFLPIVDETGLMTTLTRNVLTQAMDQCAAWRRAGLKLSVAVNVSADDLESNGFTDLVIGTLRERGLPADALTLEITETTAMENSEPAHRTVRELHHVGIKVSIDDYGTDHSTLAHLHRLLVAGELKLDRRFVMHLETEERSSVIVRSSIQLAHALGMAVVAEGVENAGALAMLRDWGCDTAQGYFISRPQTAENITEWLVASRGYGTTRSSSAPTPAPSPAPPPSRR from the coding sequence GTGCGCGCGCTCCGAGGGGTGCACCTGGTTCTGGTGGCCGGGCTGATCGTGCTGGCCTGCGCACCGGCGCTGGAGACGAGGCTGCCCGACGGCACCTCGGACGCCGTCCCGCTCGGCGCCTACGTCACGACCGCGCTCCTCCTCGCGCTGCGTGCGGTCCGGACCCGGGAGTGGGCCTGGGGCTGGGCCGCGCTCGGGCTCAGCTGCTTCATCGGCGGCTCGATCACCAGCGGGATCCTCACGGCGGACGGCTCCACGCTGCCGTTCCCCTCGGCCGCCGACATCGGCTGGCTGGGCGGGTACCCGTTCGTCGGCCTGTCGATCGTCGGGTTCCTGCGGGTCCGGTCGGCCGGTGGAGTCGCGCTGCTCGACGGCGCGGTGGCCGGCGTCGGCGCGGCCGCGCTGTTCTCGACCGTCGTCGTCGACCTGTTGGCCGCCCGCGGCGGCGCCGGCGGCCCCGGCACCACGTTCGCGTCCGCGATCGCGCTGGCCTACCCCCTGGCCGACGCCCTGCTGGCCGGCGTCCTGATCTGCCAGTTCGCCCTGGGGACCTGGCGCGGACGCCGGGACCTGATCGCGTTCACGGCCGGCATCGCCACGCTCACGATCGCCGACACCGGTTACGTCCGGTACGGCGCCTACGAGCCCGGGACCTGGGTCGACGTCGGCTACGGGCTGGCCGTCGCCCTCGTCGGGGTCGCGTCCTGGCTGCCGTCCGGACCCTCCGCCTCCGGCCCCGCCACCTCCGGCGACGAGGCCTCCGGCGACCGGGCCTCCGGCGACCGGGCCTCCGGCGACCGGGCCTCCGGCAAGCAGGCCTCCGGCGACCGGACGACCGCGGGGCGCGTCGGGCTGGCCGGGTTCTGCGCGACCGGCGCGCTCGTCGTGCTCCTGGCCGCGGCCCGGGTCCACCTCTCGCTGCCCTCGGTGACGCTGGCCGGCGTGACGCTCGTTCTCGTGCTGATCCGGTTCCTGGTCGCGCACCGCGAGCTGCGGGCGATCGGCACCACCCGGTACTCCGAAGCCCGGCGCGACCCGCTGACCGGCCTGGCCAACCGTCGCGGGTTCACCGAGTTCTTCGACGATCCGGGCCACCGGACGGTCGCCGGGCTGCTCCTCGACCTCGACCGGTTCAAGCAGGTCAACGACTCGTTCGGACACCAGGCCGGCGACGAGCTGCTGCGCCGGGCCGCGGGCCGGCTGCGCGAGGTCGTCGCCGGCACCGACCTGCTGGCCCGGCTCGGCGGCGACGAGTTCGTCATCGTCCGCACGGCCGAGGGCACCGAGCCCGGCGCGCTGGCCGGGCTGGCCGAGCGGATCCGGGGCACGCTATCCCGCCCGTTCGACGTCGAGGGCGTGCCGATCGAGATCGACGTCAGCATCGGGATCGCGGCCGGGGACGGCCTCACCGCCGACGCACTGCTGCGCCACGCCGACATCGCGATGTACTGCGCCAAGCGGGCCGGCGGCGGCCACGCGTTCTACCGCGAGCGCGACGACGAGGCCGCCCGCGTCCACCTGCAGCTCGCCCAGGACCTCCGCCGGGACGTCGCCGGGCCGGCCATGGTGCTGCACTACCAGCCCAAACTCGACCTGCACACCGACGCCGTCGGCGCGGTCGAGGCCCTGGTCCGGTGGCAGCACCCGGTCGACGGCCTGCTCTATCCGGACACGTTCCTGCCGATCGTCGACGAGACCGGCCTCATGACGACGCTCACCCGCAACGTCCTCACCCAGGCCATGGACCAGTGCGCGGCCTGGCGCCGGGCCGGTCTGAAACTCAGCGTCGCGGTCAACGTGTCCGCCGACGACCTCGAGTCGAACGGCTTCACCGACCTGGTCATCGGAACACTGCGCGAGCGGGGCCTCCCGGCCGATGCGCTCACGTTGGAGATCACCGAGACCACCGCGATGGAGAACTCCGAACCCGCCCACCGCACGGTCCGCGAGCTCCACCACGTCGGCATCAAGGTCTCGATCGACGACTACGGGACCGACCACTCGACGCTCGCCCACCTGCACCGGTTGCTGGTCGCCGGAGAGCTCAAGCTCGACCGGCGGTTCGTGATGCACCTGGAGACCGAGGAGCGGTCGTCGGTGATCGTCCGGTCGAGCATCCAGCTCGCGCACGCGCTCGGCATGGCGGTCGTGGCCGAGGGCGTGGAGAACGCCGGAGCGCTGGCGATGCTGCGCGACTGGGGCTGCGACACCGCCCAGGGCTACTTCATCAGCCGCCCGCAGACCGCCGAGAACATCACCGAGTGGCTGGTGGCGTCCCGTGGGTATGGAACGACTCGATCGTCTTCAGCCCCCACGCCTGCCCCTTCGCCCGCTCCGCCGCCGTCCAGGAGATGA